A stretch of Microbacterium sp. 4R-513 DNA encodes these proteins:
- a CDS encoding prolyl oligopeptidase family serine peptidase — MSPRVRIRSLAVAAVAGTALSVALVAPPAMADAGADYSGSLPNGTTWLASVPSDWNGTVMLYSHGYRPSFVPGNPASVAPNDATKALLLERGYALVGSSYAASGWAVPTAVDDQLQSLDAMLDQTGLEPDHVLAYGTSMGGLVTGRIAESASDVIEGAMPTCGLMEGAVDLNNYQLDGSHAIEQLLAGQDLKIEGYASLNEAFATSAALSAAVQEGQKTPEGRARVALAAALFHLSDGVPIAEATKDTAVQQESLYNQLLGTIGFVTPGRFDIEATAGGNATWNVGVDYGKLFAHSEDRALVAELYREAGLDLKADLATLTQTADIAADPGSVETLRASSTLTGDLQMPVVSMHTLDDVLAPVQVEQEYAEDVRAAHDTNLLRQFFVDHVGHCNFTPAEIAAGIEVLQQRVESGHWSASSATVMNRLAASLDDSGSAFVSTQPGEFLGDREGRH; from the coding sequence ATGTCTCCACGCGTTCGCATCCGTTCGCTGGCGGTCGCCGCTGTTGCGGGCACCGCCCTCTCGGTCGCCCTGGTGGCTCCGCCGGCGATGGCCGACGCCGGCGCCGACTACTCCGGCTCCCTCCCCAACGGCACGACCTGGCTTGCCTCAGTGCCTTCGGACTGGAACGGCACCGTGATGCTCTACAGCCACGGCTACCGCCCGTCATTCGTACCGGGCAACCCGGCGTCGGTCGCGCCGAACGATGCCACGAAGGCGCTGCTGCTCGAACGCGGCTACGCCCTCGTGGGCTCGTCGTACGCGGCGAGCGGCTGGGCGGTTCCGACGGCGGTCGACGACCAGCTGCAGTCGCTCGACGCGATGCTCGATCAGACCGGGCTCGAGCCCGACCACGTCCTGGCCTACGGCACGTCGATGGGCGGTCTGGTCACCGGGCGCATCGCCGAGTCGGCCAGTGATGTCATCGAGGGTGCCATGCCCACCTGCGGGCTGATGGAAGGTGCCGTCGACCTGAACAACTACCAGCTCGACGGGTCGCACGCGATCGAGCAACTGCTCGCCGGCCAGGATCTGAAGATCGAGGGCTACGCGTCGCTGAACGAGGCGTTCGCAACGTCGGCTGCTCTGAGCGCTGCGGTGCAGGAGGGGCAGAAGACGCCCGAAGGCCGCGCCCGCGTAGCGCTCGCCGCGGCGCTGTTCCACCTCTCCGACGGCGTGCCCATCGCGGAGGCGACGAAGGACACCGCTGTGCAGCAGGAATCGCTGTACAACCAGCTGCTCGGAACCATCGGATTCGTCACCCCCGGTCGCTTCGACATCGAAGCGACGGCCGGCGGAAACGCGACATGGAACGTCGGGGTGGACTACGGCAAGCTGTTCGCGCATTCAGAGGATCGCGCCCTCGTCGCCGAGCTCTACCGTGAGGCCGGGCTCGACCTCAAGGCCGACCTGGCGACACTGACGCAGACCGCCGACATCGCGGCCGACCCGGGATCCGTCGAGACCCTCCGCGCGTCGTCCACTCTCACCGGCGACCTGCAGATGCCCGTGGTCAGCATGCACACCCTCGACGATGTGCTGGCACCCGTGCAGGTCGAGCAGGAGTACGCCGAGGACGTTCGGGCGGCGCACGACACCAACCTGCTGCGGCAGTTCTTCGTCGATCACGTCGGACACTGCAACTTCACGCCGGCCGAGATCGCGGCAGGGATCGAGGTGCTCCAGCAGCGGGTGGAATCCGGGCACTGGTCGGCCAGCTCGGCGACGGTCATGAACCGGCTCGCCGCGTCGCTCGACGACAGTGGTTCGGCATTCGTATCGACCCAGCCCGGCGAGTTCCTCGGCGACCGCGAGGGGCGCCACTGA
- a CDS encoding VOC family protein, with protein sequence MDWKIELIFVPVSDVDRAKDFYTGIGFHADHDAEPYEGLRFVQLTPPGSACSIAIGTGLGSRMEPGGLDNIQVVVSDADAALAQLRDAGVEASGVDEQDWGRFVTFNDPDGNRWTLQQLPARG encoded by the coding sequence ATGGATTGGAAGATCGAGCTGATCTTCGTGCCCGTGTCGGATGTGGACCGCGCCAAGGACTTCTATACCGGCATCGGTTTCCATGCGGATCACGACGCGGAACCGTACGAAGGCCTGCGATTCGTGCAACTGACGCCTCCCGGCTCCGCGTGCTCTATCGCGATCGGCACGGGACTGGGCAGCAGGATGGAGCCTGGCGGCCTGGACAATATCCAGGTTGTCGTCTCAGACGCGGACGCCGCTCTCGCTCAGCTGCGCGACGCGGGCGTCGAGGCAAGCGGTGTCGACGAGCAGGATTGGGGGCGCTTCGTGACCTTCAACGATCCAGACGGCAACAGGTGGACGCTTCAGCAGTTGCCGGCTCGAGGCTGA
- a CDS encoding nitroreductase family deazaflavin-dependent oxidoreductase — MKATQPIATALAGRRGFPLWAVVHHRGRKSGTDYATPVAIVPTMSPTDVLIGLPWGRDTNWARNVVAATSADVTWKGATHSTVSPRIIGPTEAAALARPFVRFIVKRMPAAIVLHLPQN; from the coding sequence GTGAAGGCGACACAGCCGATCGCGACGGCGCTCGCAGGTCGCCGCGGCTTTCCGCTGTGGGCCGTCGTGCACCATCGCGGACGCAAGAGCGGCACGGACTACGCCACTCCGGTGGCCATCGTGCCCACGATGTCGCCGACTGATGTGCTGATCGGTCTGCCGTGGGGACGGGACACCAATTGGGCGCGCAACGTCGTGGCGGCGACCTCGGCCGACGTCACCTGGAAGGGCGCCACTCATTCGACGGTCTCCCCACGCATCATCGGTCCGACGGAGGCTGCGGCCCTGGCAAGACCGTTCGTCCGCTTCATCGTCAAGCGCATGCCTGCCGCGATCGTTCTACATCTACCCCAGAACTGA
- a CDS encoding VOC family protein, whose translation MAEPISAKQFHEEEGTGGWHVLYGGAQTVFRTPSFAAGVEFIRRIALVTQAVGREPDIDLRPEAVVVRTASTLRGRLDTADVELVRHVSAIAAELGLVPDPSQLHTIQIAIAEAEGVSTRDFWVAALGYQSLGGLVVDPLRRGPRMWFDEIAAPGRGRTHIDIALPNDRAEERVAAVIEAGGRLADDSHAPDWWTLASPDNHGVDIAAWGDVDHGT comes from the coding sequence ATGGCCGAACCGATCAGCGCCAAACAGTTCCATGAGGAGGAGGGAACAGGTGGGTGGCACGTGCTGTACGGGGGCGCGCAAACCGTGTTTCGGACGCCCTCATTCGCCGCGGGCGTGGAGTTCATCCGGCGCATCGCACTCGTGACGCAAGCGGTGGGTCGAGAACCAGACATCGACCTCAGGCCGGAGGCCGTGGTAGTTCGTACCGCCTCAACGCTGCGCGGGAGACTGGACACTGCCGACGTCGAACTGGTGCGGCATGTCTCCGCCATCGCCGCCGAACTCGGGCTCGTGCCCGACCCATCTCAGTTGCACACGATTCAGATCGCCATCGCGGAGGCAGAGGGAGTGAGCACACGGGACTTCTGGGTCGCGGCGCTCGGTTACCAGTCGCTCGGCGGACTGGTCGTTGACCCGCTACGCCGGGGACCGCGGATGTGGTTCGACGAGATCGCCGCCCCGGGACGTGGCCGCACCCATATCGACATCGCACTGCCGAACGATCGTGCCGAGGAGCGTGTCGCGGCAGTGATCGAAGCCGGAGGACGACTGGCGGATGACTCGCACGCACCCGACTGGTGGACGCTCGCATCGCCCGACAATCACGGTGTCGACATCGCCGCATGGGGGGACGTCGACCACGGGACCTGA
- a CDS encoding VOC family protein encodes MTTRLNPYLSFAGDASAALAFYRDVFGGDLTINHFGDFGTDDHGIGDQVMHGQLETASGLTLMAADMLPGETLRPGNNLAVSLGGDDAEELRGYWQALSDGGTVMVELATQPWGDEFGMCVDRFGTSWLVNIAGGG; translated from the coding sequence ATGACCACTCGACTGAACCCCTACCTCAGTTTCGCGGGTGATGCCTCGGCCGCCCTCGCGTTCTACCGGGACGTTTTCGGCGGCGATCTCACGATCAATCACTTCGGCGACTTCGGCACCGACGACCACGGCATCGGCGACCAGGTCATGCACGGCCAGCTGGAAACAGCGTCTGGCCTCACGCTGATGGCCGCCGACATGCTGCCGGGCGAGACGTTGCGGCCCGGGAACAACCTCGCGGTCAGCCTCGGCGGGGACGACGCCGAGGAACTGCGCGGCTACTGGCAGGCACTGTCGGACGGAGGGACCGTGATGGTCGAGCTGGCCACCCAGCCGTGGGGCGACGAGTTCGGGATGTGCGTCGACCGGTTCGGGACCTCGTGGCTGGTCAACATCGCCGGGGGCGGCTGA
- a CDS encoding DUF6855 family protein, with product MTGSGTESDPWVLTTAPGTSQYTMYRDGDLLVCQVGSTRLSYQARAIEDLHAWLLERGDWVPLGAADEQKQAAGGTVEAWGRSESNPVGGWYGTRKGYRGRFGIYMPPLLETLGLAELEHNPRNNRMRGISTS from the coding sequence ATGACAGGAAGCGGCACTGAGAGCGACCCGTGGGTCCTCACAACGGCTCCGGGCACCTCGCAGTACACGATGTATCGCGACGGCGACCTGCTGGTCTGCCAGGTCGGGTCCACAAGGCTCAGTTATCAGGCGCGGGCGATCGAGGACCTGCATGCCTGGCTGCTGGAGCGAGGCGACTGGGTCCCGCTGGGGGCGGCAGACGAACAGAAGCAGGCGGCCGGAGGCACCGTCGAGGCCTGGGGTCGCTCCGAGTCGAACCCGGTCGGCGGATGGTACGGCACGCGGAAGGGCTACCGTGGTCGGTTTGGGATATACATGCCCCCGCTGCTCGAGACGCTCGGGCTCGCTGAGCTCGAGCACAACCCGCGCAACAATCGCATGCGAGGCATCTCCACCAGTTGA
- a CDS encoding dienelactone hydrolase family protein, with product MADVLMFHHVLGLTAGMRDFADRLRAGGHTVHAPDLYDGRIFDSMEDAFAFVQSGAVDVDGRADAAAADLPERLVYLGVSSGVMRAQRLAQQRPGAAGAVLLESAIPVSGEWAFGRWPDNVPVQIHGKDADEFFAGEGDIDAAREIVAAVDDGELFTYPGEQHLFEDSSLPSYDAEATDLLVSRVLAFLDRVDH from the coding sequence ATGGCTGACGTATTGATGTTCCACCACGTCCTCGGATTGACGGCCGGCATGCGTGATTTCGCCGACCGGTTACGCGCCGGCGGTCATACGGTGCACGCACCCGACCTGTACGACGGGCGCATCTTCGACTCTATGGAAGATGCGTTCGCCTTCGTGCAGAGTGGAGCGGTTGACGTGGATGGGCGGGCGGATGCCGCAGCCGCTGACCTCCCGGAGCGGCTGGTATACCTCGGTGTCTCGTCGGGGGTGATGCGCGCGCAGCGGCTCGCTCAGCAGCGCCCGGGCGCCGCGGGGGCGGTGCTGCTCGAGTCGGCGATCCCGGTGTCCGGCGAGTGGGCGTTCGGGCGGTGGCCCGATAACGTGCCCGTGCAGATCCACGGTAAGGACGCCGACGAGTTCTTCGCGGGCGAAGGCGATATCGACGCAGCGCGCGAGATCGTCGCGGCAGTCGACGACGGCGAGTTGTTCACCTACCCAGGCGAACAGCACCTGTTCGAGGACAGTTCGCTACCGAGCTACGACGCCGAGGCGACGGACCTGCTGGTGAGCCGCGTGCTCGCGTTCCTCGACCGGGTGGATCACTGA
- a CDS encoding formylglycine-generating enzyme family protein — protein sequence MVLLPAGVFTMGSDDFYPDERPVHERTVEAFWIDRHQVTNAEFARFVAETGYVTVAERPLEASDYPDLPAEDLVPGSLVFTPTTVAVDLRDWRQWWRWEPGAQWRHPEGLGSSIDERMSHPVVQVAFEDAEAYARWAGKRLPTEAEAEYAARGGREGTPFAWGDAAFPDDVAQANTWIGRFPYDNRGRFGASTAPVGSYPANGYGLFDTIGNVWEWTSDYYSPRHVVPGSVPVDRGARSDLMASASAEVGSSVPRRVLKGGSYLCSPDYCLRFRPAARSPQADDSSTTHIGFRCARDA from the coding sequence ATGGTGCTCCTCCCGGCCGGGGTCTTCACGATGGGGAGTGACGACTTCTACCCCGACGAGCGGCCCGTGCACGAGCGCACGGTCGAGGCGTTCTGGATCGACCGCCACCAGGTGACGAACGCCGAGTTCGCGCGGTTCGTGGCCGAGACGGGGTACGTCACCGTCGCGGAGCGGCCGCTCGAGGCATCCGACTATCCCGACCTGCCCGCTGAAGACCTGGTGCCCGGCTCGCTCGTCTTCACGCCGACGACTGTCGCCGTCGACCTGCGTGACTGGCGGCAGTGGTGGCGCTGGGAGCCCGGTGCCCAGTGGCGGCACCCCGAAGGACTCGGATCATCGATCGACGAGCGGATGTCGCACCCCGTCGTGCAGGTCGCGTTCGAGGATGCCGAGGCCTACGCCCGCTGGGCGGGCAAGCGACTGCCGACGGAGGCCGAGGCGGAGTACGCGGCACGCGGCGGCCGTGAAGGGACCCCGTTCGCGTGGGGAGATGCCGCGTTCCCCGACGACGTGGCGCAGGCCAACACGTGGATCGGCCGCTTCCCCTACGACAATCGCGGCCGGTTCGGCGCGTCGACGGCTCCGGTCGGGTCGTACCCCGCCAACGGCTACGGCCTCTTCGACACGATCGGGAACGTCTGGGAGTGGACGAGCGACTACTACTCGCCGCGCCATGTCGTGCCCGGGTCGGTGCCGGTCGACCGCGGCGCCCGCTCGGACCTGATGGCGTCGGCGAGTGCCGAGGTCGGCTCGAGCGTCCCGCGCCGGGTGCTCAAGGGAGGGTCGTACCTCTGCTCGCCGGACTACTGCCTGCGCTTCCGCCCCGCCGCGCGCTCGCCGCAGGCCGACGACTCCTCGACGACGCACATCGGCTTCCGCTGCGCGCGCGACGCGTGA
- a CDS encoding SulP family inorganic anion transporter encodes MTRTTPAPKRRTLARDVGAGVVLGVESVPDGLAMGLLAGVNPLAGLYAYLFGMVGAALFTSSSFMVVQATGAIALVVSDAGLATRPDPDRALFTLSMLTGAILVVAGLAQAGRLVRFVPTAVMTGFLTAVGINIVLGQLANLTGYASPYDNRIAKLIDTALHPGEWSIGSIFVGVVTIAIIVALQQTRIGGIGLVIAIVAGSALAAALDAWAGASVAFIGDLVTVPDGLPLPVLPTWDDLAFVTIPASSIALICIVQGAGVSTGLATPDGRRPNISRDIVAQGAGNLLAGVFQGMPVGGSMGSSSIVVAAGAKTRAAIFVAGACMVVVILFAADTVAFVAMPALAGLLIVIGAGAVKPARVVSVLNTGPLQTVIMAVTFVLTLLIPLQFAVLVGVGLGMVLFVVQQSNRVRVRELRLTDDGGMREVDPVAVIAPGSVTVLQPYGSLFFASAPTLERQLPAVSRTSTDAVVILRLRGVDQIGLTTIDVLRRYAAALDAAGSTLKLVVSDKDVLTQIRSSGLAGTIGPRNLYEGSEWIGAAVRRAYADAREEVAHA; translated from the coding sequence GTGACCCGGACGACCCCCGCACCGAAGCGCCGAACCCTCGCCCGGGACGTCGGCGCGGGGGTCGTGCTCGGGGTGGAGAGCGTGCCCGACGGGCTCGCCATGGGGCTCCTCGCGGGCGTCAACCCGCTCGCCGGGCTCTACGCCTACCTCTTCGGCATGGTCGGCGCGGCGCTGTTCACGAGCAGCTCGTTCATGGTCGTGCAGGCGACGGGGGCCATCGCGCTCGTCGTCTCGGACGCGGGCCTCGCGACACGGCCCGACCCCGACCGGGCGCTCTTCACCCTGTCGATGCTGACGGGCGCCATCCTCGTCGTTGCGGGTCTCGCACAGGCCGGCCGCCTCGTGCGGTTCGTGCCCACGGCGGTCATGACGGGGTTCCTCACGGCCGTCGGCATCAACATCGTGCTCGGCCAGCTCGCCAACCTCACGGGGTACGCGTCGCCGTACGACAACCGCATCGCGAAGCTCATCGACACGGCGCTGCACCCCGGCGAGTGGAGCATCGGCTCTATCTTCGTCGGCGTCGTGACGATCGCCATCATCGTCGCGTTGCAGCAGACGCGCATCGGCGGCATCGGCCTCGTCATCGCGATCGTCGCCGGCAGCGCGCTCGCCGCAGCCCTCGACGCGTGGGCCGGGGCATCCGTCGCCTTCATCGGCGATCTCGTGACGGTGCCCGACGGCCTGCCGCTGCCGGTGCTGCCGACGTGGGACGACCTTGCCTTCGTGACCATCCCGGCGAGCTCGATCGCCCTCATCTGCATCGTGCAGGGCGCCGGCGTGTCGACCGGCCTCGCGACGCCCGACGGGCGGCGCCCGAACATCTCGCGCGACATCGTGGCGCAGGGCGCGGGCAATCTTCTCGCCGGCGTGTTCCAGGGAATGCCCGTCGGCGGCTCGATGGGCTCGTCGTCGATCGTCGTGGCGGCGGGGGCCAAGACCCGCGCGGCGATCTTCGTCGCGGGCGCGTGCATGGTCGTCGTCATCCTCTTCGCCGCCGACACCGTCGCGTTCGTCGCGATGCCCGCGCTCGCGGGCCTCCTCATCGTGATCGGCGCGGGCGCCGTCAAGCCCGCGCGGGTCGTGTCGGTGCTCAACACCGGTCCGCTGCAGACGGTGATCATGGCGGTGACCTTCGTGCTCACCCTCCTCATTCCGCTGCAGTTCGCGGTGCTCGTCGGCGTGGGGCTCGGCATGGTGCTGTTCGTCGTGCAGCAGTCCAACCGGGTGCGCGTGCGGGAGCTGCGCCTGACGGATGACGGCGGCATGCGCGAGGTCGACCCCGTGGCCGTGATCGCGCCCGGCTCGGTCACCGTGCTCCAGCCGTACGGCAGCCTCTTCTTCGCGAGCGCGCCGACTCTCGAGCGCCAGCTTCCGGCGGTGTCGCGGACGTCGACGGATGCCGTGGTCATCCTGCGCCTGCGCGGAGTCGACCAGATCGGGCTCACGACGATCGACGTGCTGCGGCGGTATGCGGCCGCGCTGGATGCCGCGGGGTCGACGCTCAAGCTCGTGGTGAGCGACAAGGACGTCCTGACGCAGATCCGGTCGAGCGGCCTCGCCGGGACGATCGGCCCGCGCAACCTCTACGAGGGGAGCGAGTGGATCGGCGCGGCCGTGCGCCGCGCGTACGCCGACGCGCGAGAAGAGGTCGCTCATGCGTAG
- a CDS encoding arylsulfatase: protein MTDESVIGAPLPPARTLPFPPKPSGSYAGRTLAESTYSPLPPERHLAEDAPNVLVVLIDDAGPALPAPLGGKVATPTLERIREGGIGYNRFHTTAMCSPTRASLLTGRNHHRVGAGQIAELAADWDGYSGHIPKSSATMAEVLRNYGYSTAAWGKWHNTPAEETTKAGPYDNWPTGNGFEYFYGFLAGEASQYEPNLVRNTTSVLPPKSPEEGYHLSEDIADDAIAWLRDHKALAPDKPFFMYWATGAIHGPHHIMKEWADKYAGVFDDGWDAYREDAHAGAKAAGWIPEDAELTPRPESLQGWDEIPDHQKAFQARLMEVCAGFGEHADVQAGRLVDELERLGYLDNTIVIYIWGDNGSSGEGQNGTISELLAQNMIPTTVDQHIAALEELGGLDALGTPATDNQYHAAWAWAGSTPYQGMKLMASHLGGTRNPLFIQWPGRIEPDRVPRTQFHHVIDVAPTIYEILGISHPETVNGVHQDPIDGTSFAYSIDDKDAEGRHRVQYFEIMASRSIYEDGWMASTTGPRLPWVPGAPPGIRTWTPDEDKWELYNLDEDWSQARDVADQHPEKLAALKELFAIEAAKNKVLPVGGGLWIVPFHPELRLTPPYTEWDMAGDTTRVPEFCAPALGNKPNTVTITADLGEKANGVLYKLGGAGGGLTAFVVDGILTYEYNLFLVQRTTIAASDPLPAGDVTIEIETTYVEQKPGGPLSVTLRVNGDEVAQGVVPVSAPLLFSANDCLDIGRAYGGAVSRAYAERMPFAFDGRIDRVHIAYAVPA, encoded by the coding sequence ATGACGGACGAATCAGTGATCGGCGCGCCCCTTCCGCCGGCGAGGACGCTTCCCTTCCCGCCCAAGCCTTCGGGCAGCTACGCGGGGCGAACCCTTGCCGAGTCGACGTACTCGCCGCTGCCGCCGGAGCGTCACCTCGCCGAGGATGCGCCGAACGTGCTGGTCGTGCTCATCGACGACGCGGGCCCGGCCCTTCCCGCTCCCCTGGGCGGCAAGGTCGCGACGCCGACGCTCGAGCGGATCCGTGAGGGCGGCATCGGGTACAACCGCTTCCACACGACGGCGATGTGCTCGCCGACGCGCGCGTCGCTCCTCACGGGCCGCAACCACCACCGCGTGGGCGCCGGGCAGATCGCCGAGCTCGCCGCCGACTGGGACGGCTACTCCGGGCACATCCCCAAGAGCAGCGCGACCATGGCCGAGGTGCTGCGCAACTACGGCTACTCGACGGCCGCCTGGGGCAAGTGGCACAACACCCCGGCCGAGGAGACGACGAAGGCCGGTCCGTACGACAACTGGCCCACCGGCAACGGCTTCGAGTACTTCTACGGCTTCCTCGCCGGCGAGGCGTCGCAGTACGAGCCGAACCTCGTGCGCAACACGACGAGCGTCCTCCCGCCGAAGTCCCCGGAGGAGGGGTACCACCTGAGCGAGGACATCGCCGACGACGCGATCGCGTGGCTGCGCGACCACAAGGCCCTCGCTCCCGACAAGCCCTTCTTCATGTACTGGGCGACCGGAGCGATCCACGGGCCCCACCACATCATGAAGGAGTGGGCCGACAAGTACGCCGGCGTCTTCGACGACGGCTGGGACGCCTACCGGGAGGACGCCCACGCCGGGGCGAAGGCGGCCGGCTGGATCCCGGAGGATGCCGAGCTGACGCCCCGCCCGGAGTCGCTGCAGGGGTGGGACGAGATCCCCGACCACCAGAAGGCGTTCCAGGCGCGGCTCATGGAGGTGTGCGCGGGCTTCGGCGAGCACGCCGACGTGCAGGCGGGCCGTCTCGTCGACGAGCTCGAGCGCCTCGGCTACCTCGACAACACGATCGTCATATACATCTGGGGCGACAACGGCTCGTCGGGCGAAGGCCAGAACGGCACGATCAGCGAGCTGCTCGCGCAGAACATGATCCCCACGACGGTCGACCAGCACATCGCAGCGCTCGAAGAGCTCGGCGGGCTCGACGCGCTCGGCACTCCGGCGACCGACAACCAGTACCACGCCGCATGGGCGTGGGCCGGCTCGACGCCGTACCAGGGCATGAAGCTCATGGCGTCGCACCTCGGCGGCACGCGCAACCCGCTGTTCATCCAGTGGCCCGGGCGCATCGAACCCGACCGGGTGCCGCGCACGCAGTTCCACCATGTCATCGACGTCGCGCCGACGATCTACGAGATCCTCGGCATCTCGCACCCCGAGACCGTCAACGGCGTCCACCAGGACCCGATCGACGGCACGAGCTTCGCGTACTCGATCGACGACAAGGATGCCGAGGGCCGGCACCGCGTGCAGTACTTCGAGATCATGGCGAGCCGATCCATCTACGAGGACGGCTGGATGGCGTCGACGACGGGTCCGCGCCTGCCGTGGGTGCCGGGTGCGCCTCCCGGGATCAGGACGTGGACCCCCGACGAGGACAAGTGGGAGCTCTACAACCTCGACGAGGACTGGAGCCAGGCGCGCGATGTCGCCGACCAGCATCCGGAGAAGCTCGCGGCTCTCAAGGAGCTCTTCGCGATCGAGGCCGCCAAGAACAAAGTGCTCCCCGTCGGCGGCGGGCTGTGGATCGTGCCGTTCCACCCCGAGTTGCGCCTCACTCCGCCGTACACCGAGTGGGACATGGCGGGCGACACGACGCGTGTTCCGGAGTTCTGCGCTCCCGCCCTCGGTAACAAGCCGAACACCGTGACCATCACGGCGGACCTCGGCGAGAAGGCGAACGGCGTGCTCTACAAGCTCGGCGGCGCGGGCGGCGGCCTCACGGCCTTCGTCGTCGACGGCATCCTGACCTATGAGTACAACCTGTTCCTCGTGCAGCGGACGACGATCGCGGCATCCGATCCCCTCCCGGCAGGGGATGTCACGATCGAGATCGAGACGACCTACGTCGAGCAGAAGCCTGGGGGACCGCTCAGCGTGACCCTGCGCGTGAACGGCGACGAGGTCGCGCAGGGCGTCGTGCCGGTGAGCGCCCCGCTCCTCTTCTCAGCGAACGACTGTCTCGACATCGGTCGCGCGTACGGCGGTGCCGTCTCGCGCGCGTACGCCGAGCGGATGCCGTTCGCCTTCGACGGCCGGATCGACCGCGTGCACATCGCCTACGCCGTGCCCGCATGA